In Arcobacter sp. CECT 8983, a single window of DNA contains:
- a CDS encoding response regulator transcription factor, with protein sequence MQKELTKNIKILYVEDDDIARENGVEYLENYFEHIYEASDALSALKIYDKHKPHIIITDIQMPKLNGLEFVKRIRQKDKETQVIILSAFSTKEYLFEAIELQLVKYLTKPICENELNKALEICVDTLKNSNSNIIKLDENTTFDIFNQVLLVKNEIIKLRKKEQDLLYLLSKNLNRFVTYEEIENYVWQDSAMSKDALKTVIKNLKNKIPKDLITNLSGTGYKIEPR encoded by the coding sequence ATGCAAAAAGAGTTAACAAAAAACATAAAAATATTATATGTAGAAGACGATGATATAGCTAGAGAAAATGGTGTTGAGTATCTAGAAAATTACTTTGAACATATTTATGAAGCAAGTGACGCGTTAAGTGCTTTAAAAATTTATGACAAGCACAAACCTCATATTATAATTACAGATATTCAAATGCCAAAATTAAATGGTTTAGAGTTTGTAAAAAGAATAAGACAAAAAGATAAAGAGACTCAAGTTATTATTCTTTCTGCATTCTCTACAAAAGAGTATCTTTTTGAAGCCATTGAACTACAACTTGTAAAATATCTTACTAAGCCTATTTGTGAAAATGAACTTAATAAAGCTCTTGAAATCTGTGTAGATACTTTAAAAAACTCTAACTCAAATATTATAAAACTAGATGAAAATACTACTTTTGACATCTTTAATCAAGTACTACTTGTAAAAAATGAAATAATTAAACTTAGAAAAAAAGAGCAAGATTTATTATATTTACTATCTAAAAATTTAAATAGATTTGTAACATATGAAGAGATTGAAAACTATGTTTGGCAAGATAGTGCTATGAGTAAAGATGCTTTAAAAACAGTTATTAAAAATCTTAAAAATAAGATTCCTAAAGATTTAATCACAAACCTTTCAGGTACAGGATATAAAATTGAGCCTAGATAG
- a CDS encoding encapsulin-associated ferritin-like protein, whose translation MAHEGYHEDPNQLSDFAKDYHRMIESTMEELEAVDWYNQRAECATDPEAKAIMEHNRDEEIEHACMGIEWLRKNSPVWDKMLREFLFKDGNVVGNEEEMTKDN comes from the coding sequence ATGGCACATGAAGGATATCATGAAGATCCAAATCAACTTTCGGATTTTGCAAAAGATTATCATAGAATGATAGAAAGTACTATGGAAGAGCTTGAAGCAGTTGATTGGTACAACCAAAGAGCAGAATGCGCTACTGACCCTGAAGCAAAAGCGATTATGGAACATAATCGTGATGAAGAGATTGAACATGCATGTATGGGAATAGAATGGTTAAGAAAAAATTCTCCTGTTTGGGACAAAATGCTTAGAGAATTTCTTTTTAAAGATGGAAATGTTGTTGGAAATGAAGAGGAAATGACTAAAGATAATTAA
- a CDS encoding sensor histidine kinase — MSLDSLNTILLYGITFGIVIMTIVYTFIRYIYSKEIFYISYCLMQVFSLVYIVSYSSLFNIPHFIEQISLLFATLLALVFAINFYEGKFIPNSQNYKDLIINTLLLNIVILTAFYHYVLFEYLPFTIIYAILFISVIFNIKNFGPTLIYSAGWSIVCFMLFIFDFKNYYEQNHFLDIVLIAFAVEAILFTFSVSHRYNRLEQKNEDFENMLLQQSKMAKSGEMLANIAHQFKQPLNNLSYILINLKKRYENEKLDENYFDKKYSQAKEQLEFLSHTVEEFKEFYTPSKQKEKFKVKDAILNTMSIVNEDLKKRNIKYQIEFLKDENIQIIGSKNELSQVILSLVSNASDALKDTEKPLIEICVDSTSADVIINIKDNGIGINKRSQEKLFEPYFTTKEEGTGLGLYLSKLIIEKSFNGKIEAKPLKKGSCFCLIIEKAI, encoded by the coding sequence TTGAGCCTAGATAGTTTGAATACAATTCTTCTTTATGGAATAACCTTTGGTATTGTTATTATGACGATTGTATATACCTTTATTAGGTACATCTATTCAAAAGAAATATTTTATATCTCTTATTGTTTAATGCAAGTTTTTTCTCTTGTTTATATAGTTTCATATAGTTCTTTATTTAATATTCCACACTTTATAGAGCAGATTTCATTACTATTTGCTACCTTACTTGCTTTAGTTTTTGCTATAAATTTTTATGAGGGTAAGTTTATTCCAAATTCCCAAAACTATAAAGACTTAATAATAAATACTTTACTTTTAAATATAGTTATATTAACAGCTTTTTATCACTATGTACTTTTTGAATATTTACCCTTTACAATTATTTATGCCATACTTTTTATTTCTGTAATTTTTAATATAAAAAACTTTGGTCCAACTCTTATTTACAGCGCTGGTTGGTCAATAGTTTGCTTTATGCTTTTTATTTTTGATTTTAAAAATTATTATGAGCAAAATCACTTTTTAGATATTGTACTTATTGCCTTTGCTGTAGAAGCCATTTTATTTACTTTTTCAGTCTCACATAGATATAACCGTCTTGAACAAAAAAATGAAGATTTTGAAAATATGCTTTTACAACAATCAAAAATGGCAAAAAGTGGAGAAATGTTAGCAAATATTGCCCATCAATTTAAGCAACCACTAAATAATCTTTCATATATTTTAATAAATTTAAAAAAAAGATATGAAAATGAAAAATTAGATGAAAACTATTTTGATAAAAAATACTCTCAAGCAAAAGAGCAATTAGAGTTTCTTTCTCACACAGTAGAAGAGTTTAAAGAGTTTTACACTCCTTCAAAGCAAAAAGAAAAATTCAAAGTTAAAGATGCTATTTTAAATACTATGTCTATAGTAAATGAAGACCTAAAAAAAAGAAATATCAAATACCAAATAGAGTTCTTAAAAGATGAAAATATACAAATCATTGGGAGTAAAAATGAACTTTCACAAGTTATTCTTTCTCTTGTTTCAAATGCAAGTGATGCTTTAAAAGATACTGAAAAACCTCTTATTGAAATTTGTGTTGATTCAACTTCAGCAGATGTAATTATTAATATAAAAGATAATGGAATAGGAATTAATAAAAGAAGTCAAGAAAAACTATTTGAACCATACTTTACAACAAAAGAAGAAGGTACTGGATTAGGACTTTATTTATCTAAACTTATTATTGAAAAAAGTTTTAATGGAAAAATTGAAGCAAAACCTTTAAAAAAAGGTTCTTGCTTCTGTCTTATTATTGAAAAAGCTATTTAA